The Halotia branconii CENA392 region GTTACACATCACAAAACCTAGGAGAATTTTGGAATGTATGCACCCGCCCCATAACAGCACGCAGTGGCTTTGGTTTATCAATTGAGGAGACAAACCGAAGGGCGCAAGTAATAGAGCGTTACTTCACTTTCTTGCCTGATAGCGAAGCAATTCATCTTGAATGGCGGCGTTTAGTCGTGGACTATAGGGTATCTGGAGTTAAAGTACATGACACACGTATTGTAGCTTCCATGTATGTTCATGGTGTTACTCACATTCTTACATTTAATACTGATGACTTTACCCGTTATTCCGAAATTACCGCTATTCACCTTACAGTGATAAACCCGTGAGTTTTTCTCTATTTCGCTC contains the following coding sequences:
- a CDS encoding type II toxin-antitoxin system VapC family toxin, which encodes MPYMADTNILLRFISPSDPNHIFVRDAIYSLLLKGEEVCYTSQNLGEFWNVCTRPITARSGFGLSIEETNRRAQVIERYFTFLPDSEAIHLEWRRLVVDYRVSGVKVHDTRIVASMYVHGVTHILTFNTDDFTRYSEITAIHLTVINP